A genome region from Megalobrama amblycephala isolate DHTTF-2021 linkage group LG16, ASM1881202v1, whole genome shotgun sequence includes the following:
- the foxn1 gene encoding forkhead box protein N1 isoform X2, with protein MSSASQGLSFPPVSSSSSSPIPSPCELQSFDPLGSPCFQMPESQCHQSSVGEGFTLYSQRESVPYRQKSAIAERFRRHSIDGSPVEQESGLTENNHYHPYRRQCSEGAISEVQTFSCLRRAGLAGKLTTANGLEEQSSWSPLSTNVETTSIMGTQNPYNEPQTSSEDPPSYTSVNHQTYSAISPLQHQFYSSRGIDTVSHYYSQSLSSQTSQDNSAQTLYPKPVYSYSILIFLALRNSKTGSLPVSEIYSFMTDHFPYFKTAPDGWKNSVRHNLSLNKCFEKVENKNGNSSRKGCLWALNPAKVEKMQEELHKWRRKDPLTVRRSMARPEELERLLGERPEKLKTLGAPFSLPSSHSHSHSLRAAMHPAYGHQPVHETSVLHQKSLYSPLPSQTVVPPPPYLSPDPSAFPYYSPVTHQPCAGHPSSPRTGSLDSPLPAHTPPSYSTVLQAGHSATASMQELLLDGENSNDVDALNPSLTDLQLHGNLWEELRNDSLAPDSLVVMDTTPSLLQLSPNQAQDGVGVCGGLLETEGGVQGSVSGLYLSGLCTTAFTSADNMSGLLSSSGNTPIPLL; from the exons TGTCACCAGAGCAGTGTTGGAGAGGGGTTTACACTGTACTCCCAAAGAGAAAGTGTTCCCTACAGGCAGAAGAGTGCTATTGCAGAGCGCTTTCGTAGACACAGTATAGACGGAAGCCCTGTTGAACAAGAATCTGGCCTGACTGAGAACAATCACTACCATCCGTACAGGCGTCAATGCAGTGAAGGGGCCATCAGTGAGGTTCAAACCTTCAGTTGTCTCAGAAGAGCTGGACTGGCTGGGAAACTCACTACGGCCAATGGATTGGAGGAACAATCCTCATGGAGTCCATTAAGCACTAATGTGGAGACGACTAGCATCATG GGAACTCAAAACCCCTACAATGAGCCTCAGACGAGCTCTGAAGATCCTCCCAGCTACACATCAGTTAACCATCAGACGTACAGTGCCATCAGTCCTCTACAACATCAG TTTTACTCTTCAAGAGGAATAGACACGGTTTCTCACTACTATAGCCAAAGCCTCTCATCACAAACATCTCAAGACAATTCTGCCCAGACACTCTACCCTAAACCTGTCTACTCTTACAG TATTCTCATCTTCCTGGCTCTGAGGAATAGCAAAACAGGCAGTCTGCCTGTAAGTGAGATCTACAGCTTCATGACAGATCATTTCCCCTATTTCAAG ACAGCACCTGATGGCTGGAAGAATTCTGTCCGACACAACCTCTCTTTGAACAAGTGCTTTGAGAAAGTAGAGAACAAGAATGGGAACTCCTCTCGAAAGGGCTGTCTGTGGGCCCTGAACCCAGCGAAGGTAGAGAAGATGCAGGAGGAACTTCACAAGTGGAGACGTAAAGACCCGCTGACTGTACGGAGGAGCATGGCCCGACCAG AGGAGCTGGAACGTCTGCTTGGGGAGAGGCCTGAAAAATTGAAGACTCTTGGAGCTCCCTTCAGTCTACCAAGCAGTCATTCACATTCTCATTCCTTAAGAGCTGCCATGCATCCTGCCTACGGACACCAACCTGTCCATGAGACTAGTGTCCTGCATCAGAAGTCTCTCTACAGCCCTTTACCCTCTCAAACTGTCGTCCCGCCTCCCCCCTACTTATCGCCAGACCCTTCAGCTTTCCCGTACTACTCTCCTGTCACCCATCAGCCCTGTGCTGGGCACCCCTCCAGTCCCAGGACAGGCAGCTTGGATTCACCTTTACCAGCACACACCCCACCAAGCTACAGCACCGTCCTGCAGGCTGGTCACAGTGCTACAGCAAGCATGCAGGAGCTTCTGCTGGACGGAGAAAACAGTAATGATGTCGATGCATTAAATCCCAGCCTCACAGATCTACAATTACATG GGAATCTTTGGGAGGAGCTGAGGAATGACAGCCTCGCTCCGGATTCACTGGTAGTTATGGACACAACCCCGTCACTACTCCAGCTCAGTCCCAATCAAGCACAGGATGGCGTGGGGGTCTGTGGGGGTCTATTGGAGACTGAAGGTGGGGTGCAAGGCAGTGTTTCTGGGCTGTATCTCAGCGGGCTCTGCACAACCGCATTCACCAGTGCAGACAACATGTCAGGTCTACTTTCTTCCTCAGGAAACACTCCTATTCCTCTTCTATGA
- the foxn1 gene encoding forkhead box protein N1 isoform X1: protein MRRQVVGTMSSASQGLSFPPVSSSSSSPIPSPCELQSFDPLGSPCFQMPESQCHQSSVGEGFTLYSQRESVPYRQKSAIAERFRRHSIDGSPVEQESGLTENNHYHPYRRQCSEGAISEVQTFSCLRRAGLAGKLTTANGLEEQSSWSPLSTNVETTSIMGTQNPYNEPQTSSEDPPSYTSVNHQTYSAISPLQHQFYSSRGIDTVSHYYSQSLSSQTSQDNSAQTLYPKPVYSYSILIFLALRNSKTGSLPVSEIYSFMTDHFPYFKTAPDGWKNSVRHNLSLNKCFEKVENKNGNSSRKGCLWALNPAKVEKMQEELHKWRRKDPLTVRRSMARPEELERLLGERPEKLKTLGAPFSLPSSHSHSHSLRAAMHPAYGHQPVHETSVLHQKSLYSPLPSQTVVPPPPYLSPDPSAFPYYSPVTHQPCAGHPSSPRTGSLDSPLPAHTPPSYSTVLQAGHSATASMQELLLDGENSNDVDALNPSLTDLQLHGNLWEELRNDSLAPDSLVVMDTTPSLLQLSPNQAQDGVGVCGGLLETEGGVQGSVSGLYLSGLCTTAFTSADNMSGLLSSSGNTPIPLL from the exons TGTCACCAGAGCAGTGTTGGAGAGGGGTTTACACTGTACTCCCAAAGAGAAAGTGTTCCCTACAGGCAGAAGAGTGCTATTGCAGAGCGCTTTCGTAGACACAGTATAGACGGAAGCCCTGTTGAACAAGAATCTGGCCTGACTGAGAACAATCACTACCATCCGTACAGGCGTCAATGCAGTGAAGGGGCCATCAGTGAGGTTCAAACCTTCAGTTGTCTCAGAAGAGCTGGACTGGCTGGGAAACTCACTACGGCCAATGGATTGGAGGAACAATCCTCATGGAGTCCATTAAGCACTAATGTGGAGACGACTAGCATCATG GGAACTCAAAACCCCTACAATGAGCCTCAGACGAGCTCTGAAGATCCTCCCAGCTACACATCAGTTAACCATCAGACGTACAGTGCCATCAGTCCTCTACAACATCAG TTTTACTCTTCAAGAGGAATAGACACGGTTTCTCACTACTATAGCCAAAGCCTCTCATCACAAACATCTCAAGACAATTCTGCCCAGACACTCTACCCTAAACCTGTCTACTCTTACAG TATTCTCATCTTCCTGGCTCTGAGGAATAGCAAAACAGGCAGTCTGCCTGTAAGTGAGATCTACAGCTTCATGACAGATCATTTCCCCTATTTCAAG ACAGCACCTGATGGCTGGAAGAATTCTGTCCGACACAACCTCTCTTTGAACAAGTGCTTTGAGAAAGTAGAGAACAAGAATGGGAACTCCTCTCGAAAGGGCTGTCTGTGGGCCCTGAACCCAGCGAAGGTAGAGAAGATGCAGGAGGAACTTCACAAGTGGAGACGTAAAGACCCGCTGACTGTACGGAGGAGCATGGCCCGACCAG AGGAGCTGGAACGTCTGCTTGGGGAGAGGCCTGAAAAATTGAAGACTCTTGGAGCTCCCTTCAGTCTACCAAGCAGTCATTCACATTCTCATTCCTTAAGAGCTGCCATGCATCCTGCCTACGGACACCAACCTGTCCATGAGACTAGTGTCCTGCATCAGAAGTCTCTCTACAGCCCTTTACCCTCTCAAACTGTCGTCCCGCCTCCCCCCTACTTATCGCCAGACCCTTCAGCTTTCCCGTACTACTCTCCTGTCACCCATCAGCCCTGTGCTGGGCACCCCTCCAGTCCCAGGACAGGCAGCTTGGATTCACCTTTACCAGCACACACCCCACCAAGCTACAGCACCGTCCTGCAGGCTGGTCACAGTGCTACAGCAAGCATGCAGGAGCTTCTGCTGGACGGAGAAAACAGTAATGATGTCGATGCATTAAATCCCAGCCTCACAGATCTACAATTACATG GGAATCTTTGGGAGGAGCTGAGGAATGACAGCCTCGCTCCGGATTCACTGGTAGTTATGGACACAACCCCGTCACTACTCCAGCTCAGTCCCAATCAAGCACAGGATGGCGTGGGGGTCTGTGGGGGTCTATTGGAGACTGAAGGTGGGGTGCAAGGCAGTGTTTCTGGGCTGTATCTCAGCGGGCTCTGCACAACCGCATTCACCAGTGCAGACAACATGTCAGGTCTACTTTCTTCCTCAGGAAACACTCCTATTCCTCTTCTATGA